The Treponema medium genome has a window encoding:
- the arcA gene encoding arginine deiminase gives MSVLSVTSEIKTLRKVLLHRPGAELLHLTPDTLGELLFDDIPFLKVAQAEHDAFAKILRDNGAEVLYLEDLAAEAIKKPEIRTQFIEQFINESDVYSEKHKESIRELLNNIKDNKQLILKTMEGIDIKELNIKGNASLVDFVADSDSSMVVNPMPNLYFTRDPFATIGNGVSLNRMFSVTRNRETIYAEYIFNHHPDYAGKVPKFYDRYDPPHIEGGDILNINEKVLAIGISQRTSANAIDVIAKKIFFNSDSKIETILAFDIPVSRAFMHLDTVFTQIDHDKFTIHPGILGPLRVFTITKGASKGELKIVQNDTTLEKTLAQYTGTGHAELIQCAGGDRIAAAREQWNDGSNTLCISPGTIVVYERNDVTNELLAKHGLKVLTMPSAELSRGRGGPRCMSMPLVRDN, from the coding sequence ATGTCCGTATTGAGTGTTACCAGTGAAATTAAAACACTGCGTAAAGTATTGCTTCATAGGCCTGGTGCCGAACTACTTCACTTAACTCCCGACACCTTAGGCGAACTGCTGTTTGACGACATTCCGTTCCTTAAAGTCGCTCAGGCAGAACACGACGCCTTTGCCAAGATTTTGAGGGATAACGGAGCCGAAGTTCTGTACCTCGAAGACCTTGCCGCAGAAGCAATTAAAAAACCGGAAATTAGAACTCAATTTATTGAGCAGTTTATCAACGAAAGCGATGTTTATTCCGAAAAACACAAGGAAAGTATCCGCGAGCTGCTGAACAACATCAAAGATAATAAACAATTGATTTTAAAAACGATGGAAGGTATTGATATTAAAGAACTTAATATCAAGGGTAATGCCTCATTGGTAGACTTCGTTGCCGATTCCGATTCGTCAATGGTTGTCAATCCTATGCCTAACCTGTATTTTACCCGCGATCCTTTTGCTACGATTGGAAACGGTGTAAGCTTGAATAGAATGTTCTCTGTTACTCGTAACCGCGAAACAATCTATGCCGAATACATTTTTAATCACCATCCCGATTATGCCGGTAAAGTACCCAAGTTCTATGATCGCTATGATCCGCCCCACATTGAAGGCGGTGATATCCTCAATATAAATGAAAAAGTTTTGGCTATCGGTATTTCTCAGCGCACCAGTGCAAATGCTATCGACGTTATTGCAAAAAAGATTTTCTTTAACAGCGATTCGAAGATTGAAACAATCCTTGCGTTTGATATTCCGGTAAGCCGCGCATTTATGCACTTGGATACGGTATTTACTCAAATCGATCACGATAAATTTACCATCCACCCCGGTATTCTTGGCCCGCTCCGCGTATTCACCATCACCAAAGGTGCTTCGAAAGGCGAGTTGAAGATTGTACAAAATGATACAACGCTCGAAAAAACGCTTGCTCAGTACACCGGTACCGGCCATGCAGAGCTTATTCAGTGTGCAGGCGGCGACAGGATTGCGGCAGCACGCGAGCAGTGGAACGACGGTTCAAACACACTGTGTATCAGCCCCGGAACAATCGTTGTATACGAAAGAAACGATGTTACCAATGAGCTTCTCGCGAAGCATGGACTGAAAGTTTTGACGATGCCGAGCGCTGAGCTTTCACGCGGACGCGGCGGTCCCCGCTGTATGAGTATGCCGCTCGTACGCGACAACTAA
- the argF gene encoding ornithine carbamoyltransferase has protein sequence MGVNLLGRSFLKLLDFSSAEIRYLLDLSKELKKLKMTHTPHDHLKGKNIVLLFEKTSTRTRCSFEVAAMDLGMGSTFLDPVSSQMGHKESIEDTARVLGRMYDGIEYRGFSQEIVEKLAKHSGVPVWNGLTNEFHPTQMLADVLTVEEHFGHLKGIKLTFVGDARNNVANSLMVVCAKMGMHFTACGPKDLFPSADLVKTAEAIAKETGATITLTDDVEKGCKDADVLYTDIWVSMGEPDSVWESRIKLLSKYQVNKKMMALANHNAIFLHCLPSFHDLNTKVGREVNEKFGIPEMEVTNEVFESVQSKVFDQAENRMHTIKAVMYATLK, from the coding sequence ATGGGTGTGAATCTTTTAGGACGCAGCTTCTTAAAGTTGTTGGATTTCAGCTCAGCAGAAATCAGGTATTTGTTGGATCTTTCAAAAGAATTAAAAAAATTGAAGATGACACATACCCCGCACGATCACTTAAAAGGAAAAAACATCGTATTACTGTTTGAAAAAACCTCAACGCGCACACGCTGTTCTTTTGAAGTTGCCGCAATGGATTTAGGTATGGGTTCAACCTTCCTTGATCCGGTCAGCTCTCAGATGGGGCATAAAGAAAGCATCGAAGATACCGCACGGGTTTTAGGTCGTATGTATGATGGTATCGAATATCGCGGATTTAGCCAAGAAATCGTTGAAAAACTGGCAAAACATTCCGGCGTTCCGGTTTGGAACGGCTTAACCAATGAATTCCATCCCACTCAGATGCTTGCAGACGTACTCACCGTTGAAGAGCACTTCGGTCATTTAAAAGGCATCAAGCTGACCTTTGTCGGCGATGCACGCAACAATGTTGCTAATTCATTGATGGTCGTATGTGCAAAGATGGGTATGCACTTTACCGCATGCGGCCCCAAGGACTTGTTCCCCTCCGCCGATTTGGTAAAAACCGCTGAAGCAATTGCAAAAGAAACCGGCGCAACCATCACGCTTACCGATGATGTAGAAAAAGGCTGCAAAGATGCAGACGTATTGTATACCGACATTTGGGTATCGATGGGCGAGCCCGACAGCGTATGGGAATCCCGCATTAAGCTGTTGAGCAAATATCAGGTGAACAAGAAGATGATGGCTCTTGCCAACCACAACGCAATCTTCCTGCACTGCTTGCCCTCGTTCCACGATCTGAATACGAAAGTCGGACGCGAAGTGAACGAGAAATTCGGTATTCCCGAAATGGAAGTAACCAACGAAGTCTTTGAATCGGTACAGTCAAAGGTATTCGATCAGGCCGAAAACCGCATGCATACTATTAAAGCGGTTATGTATGCAACCTTAAAATAA
- the arcC gene encoding carbamate kinase — protein sequence MKKERIVVALGGNALGNNPQEQLALVKETAKSIVALAESGYEIVIGHGNGPQVGMINLAMDYAANGTAGTPAMPFAECGAMSQGYIGYHLQQAIGDELKRRNVKREVVCVITQVLVSEDDPAFTNPSKPIGMFYTKEQADKIKAEKPDQTFVEDAGRGYRRVVPSPQPVAIIERPVIEELVAAGHIVITVGGGGIPVLQKADGLHGVDAVIDKDKSCAKLAADVKADKLVILTAVEQVCINFNKPNQQALSKLNIAEAEKYIAEGHFAKGSMLPKVEACLQFVRNYKDGQAVITSLANAGNALKGGNSTVITAN from the coding sequence ATGAAGAAAGAAAGAATTGTTGTAGCGCTTGGCGGAAATGCACTGGGAAACAATCCGCAGGAGCAGCTTGCTTTAGTAAAAGAAACGGCAAAATCGATTGTCGCATTGGCAGAAAGCGGCTATGAAATCGTTATCGGACACGGTAACGGTCCTCAGGTTGGTATGATCAACTTGGCAATGGACTATGCAGCGAACGGAACCGCAGGTACGCCCGCTATGCCGTTTGCTGAATGTGGCGCCATGAGTCAAGGTTACATCGGCTATCATCTGCAGCAGGCAATCGGCGACGAACTGAAACGCCGGAATGTCAAGCGCGAAGTTGTATGCGTTATCACGCAGGTTTTGGTATCGGAAGATGACCCCGCGTTCACAAATCCCAGTAAGCCCATCGGTATGTTCTATACAAAAGAACAGGCTGATAAAATTAAGGCTGAAAAACCGGATCAGACATTTGTTGAAGATGCAGGTAGGGGCTACCGCCGCGTTGTTCCGTCACCGCAGCCGGTTGCAATTATCGAACGTCCCGTTATCGAAGAATTAGTTGCTGCAGGGCATATCGTTATTACTGTCGGAGGCGGCGGTATTCCGGTACTGCAGAAAGCAGACGGGTTACACGGCGTTGATGCGGTTATCGACAAAGATAAATCCTGTGCAAAGCTCGCTGCAGATGTTAAGGCCGATAAATTGGTCATTTTAACGGCGGTTGAGCAGGTTTGTATCAATTTCAACAAACCCAATCAGCAGGCTTTAAGCAAACTGAACATTGCCGAGGCAGAAAAATACATTGCCGAAGGGCATTTTGCAAAGGGTAGTATGCTCCCCAAAGTAGAAGCATGTTTACAGTTTGTTCGCAACTACAAAGACGGACAAGCGGTTATTACCTCGCTGGCAAATGCTGGCAATGCGCTGAAAGGCGGTAACAGTACGGTTATTACCGCTAACTAA
- a CDS encoding YfcC family protein, translating to MGKDKKKRSSLSAFSILYIILLVLAVITWIIPDVQNATLGTIVMASYNGFANALDVCFFVLVLGGFLGIVTKTGALNAGITHLVKKLKGNELILIPILMTLFSIGGTTYGMAEETVAFYGLLAATMVAAGFDSVVGAATVLLGAGVGVLGSTVNPFATGIAIDSVNKSFEELGIQSSVNNGIVIALGIVLWLSSLIIACAFVMSYAKKVKRDKGSTILSLQEQEIMNAEFAKKDTDVEVTYTGKMKFTMGVFAFGFFVMIISVIPWDKFNVTIFEGWSSFLTGAAIGEWWFGELGMWFFIIGLIIAFINKFTENEIVSAFMEGAKDIMSVVLVIAVARGASVLMGETGLDKYVLEHASQALEGLPAFAFAPLSYILYALLSFVIPSTSGLATVSMPIMGPLAQNLGYNPAVMVMIFSAASGILNLFTPTSGVVMGGLASARIQYSTWLKFVGKVLAVLFVVNLIVLTVGMMVL from the coding sequence ATGGGAAAAGATAAAAAAAAGAGGTCTTCTCTCTCTGCATTCTCTATCTTGTACATTATTCTGCTCGTGTTGGCAGTAATCACATGGATTATCCCCGATGTACAAAATGCGACGCTCGGAACAATCGTTATGGCGTCCTACAACGGATTTGCCAATGCGCTTGACGTTTGTTTCTTCGTATTGGTTCTCGGCGGTTTCTTGGGCATTGTAACAAAAACCGGCGCTCTTAACGCAGGTATTACGCACCTTGTAAAAAAATTAAAGGGCAATGAACTTATCCTTATTCCGATCCTGATGACATTGTTCTCAATCGGCGGTACTACGTATGGTATGGCTGAAGAGACGGTTGCGTTCTACGGATTGCTTGCTGCAACGATGGTTGCCGCCGGTTTTGATTCGGTGGTCGGTGCCGCTACGGTATTGCTCGGTGCAGGCGTTGGCGTTCTCGGTTCAACGGTAAACCCCTTTGCGACCGGTATCGCTATTGACAGTGTTAACAAGAGTTTTGAAGAACTTGGTATTCAGAGCAGTGTAAATAACGGTATTGTTATTGCATTGGGTATTGTTCTTTGGCTTTCTTCTCTTATCATTGCGTGTGCATTTGTCATGTCTTATGCAAAGAAAGTAAAGAGAGATAAGGGTTCTACGATCCTGTCTTTACAAGAACAAGAGATTATGAATGCGGAATTTGCAAAGAAAGACACAGATGTTGAAGTTACTTATACCGGAAAAATGAAGTTTACGATGGGTGTCTTCGCATTCGGTTTCTTCGTGATGATTATTTCCGTTATTCCGTGGGATAAATTCAATGTTACCATATTCGAAGGCTGGTCGTCATTCTTAACAGGCGCTGCAATCGGTGAATGGTGGTTTGGCGAACTTGGTATGTGGTTCTTTATCATCGGTTTGATCATTGCGTTTATCAATAAATTTACTGAAAACGAAATTGTTTCCGCATTTATGGAAGGCGCAAAGGATATTATGAGCGTTGTTCTCGTTATCGCTGTTGCACGCGGCGCTTCCGTATTGATGGGTGAAACCGGTTTGGATAAGTATGTTCTTGAACATGCGTCACAAGCATTGGAAGGTCTGCCGGCATTTGCATTTGCACCGCTTTCATACATCCTGTATGCATTGCTCTCCTTTGTTATCCCGTCAACCTCCGGTTTGGCAACCGTATCCATGCCGATTATGGGACCGCTTGCGCAGAACTTAGGTTATAACCCCGCTGTTATGGTTATGATTTTCTCCGCAGCATCCGGTATTCTGAACCTCTTTACCCCCACGAGTGGTGTTGTTATGGGCGGTCTTGCGAGTGCTCGTATCCAATACAGCACATGGCTCAAGTTCGTCGGTAAAGTACTTGCCGTGCTGTTTGTGGTCAACCTTATCGTTCTGACTGTAGGAATGATGGTTCTTTAA
- the murD gene encoding UDP-N-acetylmuramoyl-L-alanine--D-glutamate ligase encodes MMIRNLNDIAGLSVTIMGLGLNGGGLASARFFAENGAKEVIVTDMKTEEELAPSVAELRHYPNVRFALGGHNIEDFRTADMVIKNPGVKSEGNPYLAAAQCIETDISIFLQLSSAPILAVTGSKGKSSTVSALHYGLQQCGIRTFLGGNITVSPLTFLTETNSDTPVVLELSSWQLGDLAQSPQLKPKIAIITHIMPDHQNWYGSMERYVADKKIIYRNQDKTDYTICNYDDDWGKIFAQETAGQVFWYSAHPLPPYLLGAWIAPDGSARIRLKPDDDQLLLPSRIAVPGTALKQNVMAASLALALYGADLLQIPAVMKNYGGIPHRLEFFYETEQFKFYNDSAATIPEAAAAAVNAFEKPVILITGGTDKKLDFTTLAPELKKAKAIFLLAGTGTDKLTPLLQAQHTPYFGSFQDLSTLLEAVRREYEPTQQNTTAAEQEIVVFSPGATSFGMFKNEFDRGLHFKEAVRQCWPSGF; translated from the coding sequence ATGATGATACGGAATTTGAACGATATTGCAGGTCTTTCGGTAACGATTATGGGCCTCGGATTAAACGGCGGAGGGCTTGCTTCTGCGCGTTTTTTTGCAGAGAATGGCGCAAAAGAGGTTATCGTAACCGACATGAAAACCGAGGAGGAGCTTGCCCCCTCCGTTGCAGAGCTGCGGCACTATCCTAATGTGCGTTTTGCGCTCGGCGGCCATAACATTGAAGATTTCCGTACCGCTGATATGGTAATTAAAAATCCCGGCGTAAAATCGGAAGGAAATCCATACCTCGCCGCTGCGCAGTGCATCGAAACCGATATCTCGATTTTTTTACAACTGAGTTCCGCACCGATACTCGCCGTAACCGGCAGTAAAGGAAAATCCTCAACCGTCAGTGCGCTGCACTACGGACTGCAGCAATGCGGCATACGGACATTCCTCGGCGGCAACATCACGGTAAGTCCGCTCACCTTCTTAACTGAAACAAACTCCGATACTCCGGTTGTGCTGGAGCTTTCCAGCTGGCAGCTCGGCGACCTTGCGCAAAGTCCGCAGTTAAAACCTAAAATAGCAATTATTACCCACATTATGCCCGATCATCAAAACTGGTACGGTTCGATGGAACGCTATGTAGCCGACAAAAAAATTATCTATCGTAATCAGGATAAAACCGATTACACCATTTGCAATTATGACGACGACTGGGGAAAGATTTTTGCACAGGAAACTGCCGGACAGGTTTTTTGGTACAGCGCACATCCGCTGCCGCCATATCTGCTCGGTGCATGGATAGCTCCCGATGGATCCGCACGGATACGGTTAAAACCGGATGATGACCAACTGTTGCTGCCTTCACGGATCGCAGTTCCCGGCACAGCGCTCAAGCAAAATGTTATGGCAGCCTCGCTTGCTCTTGCGTTATACGGCGCCGATCTGCTGCAGATCCCTGCCGTTATGAAAAACTACGGCGGAATTCCCCACCGGCTCGAATTTTTTTACGAAACGGAGCAATTCAAATTTTATAATGATTCCGCAGCAACGATTCCCGAAGCGGCAGCAGCAGCCGTGAATGCTTTTGAAAAACCGGTTATCCTTATCACCGGCGGCACCGACAAAAAACTCGACTTTACTACGCTTGCACCGGAGCTTAAAAAGGCAAAAGCAATATTTTTACTTGCAGGGACGGGTACCGATAAATTAACACCGCTGCTGCAAGCTCAGCACACTCCGTATTTCGGCTCCTTTCAAGACCTTTCTACATTGCTTGAGGCAGTCCGCAGAGAATACGAACCGACACAGCAAAATACGACTGCTGCAGAACAAGAAATCGTCGTATTTTCTCCCGGCGCTACGAGCTTCGGTATGTTTAAAAACGAGTTCGACCGCGGCCTCCACTTTAAAGAAGCCGTACGACAATGCTGGCCTTCAGGGTTTTGA
- a CDS encoding transposase family protein has translation MTLQESFENIKDERIERCKKHNLVDILMLVFVGVLCGYKSIEGITSAAAISLPR, from the coding sequence ATGACATTACAAGAATCATTTGAGAACATTAAAGACGAAAGAATCGAAAGATGCAAGAAACACAATCTCGTCGATATATTAATGCTTGTGTTTGTGGGAGTATTGTGCGGGTATAAAAGTATAGAAGGTATAACTTCGGCAGCCGCAATAAGTCTGCCTCGTTAA
- a CDS encoding ISAs1 family transposase, which yields MHERHSASILHKMKYWRLMGKPSGALNMHRQAKIKNRIKLLMLFRLRAYSLGVCFGQVKTEEKSNEITAIPELLDLLDLKGMIITIDAMGCQKKIVEKIAEKEAEYVISLKGNQQSIHRDVKEFFEHPCDDAYCQYYNIQRGEYSLEIGHGRIEKRTCYLCGNIDWLSSKR from the coding sequence ATGCACGAGAGACATTCGGCAAGCATATTGCACAAAATGAAGTATTGGCGATTGATGGGAAAACCATCCGGCGCTCTGAATATGCACCGACAGGCGAAGATAAAAAACCGCATAAAGCTGCTCATGTTGTTTCGGCTCAGGGCGTACTCTCTGGGTGTGTGTTTTGGGCAGGTGAAAACAGAAGAAAAATCAAATGAAATCACCGCCATTCCTGAACTTCTGGATCTGTTAGACTTAAAAGGGATGATTATTACTATAGATGCGATGGGTTGCCAGAAAAAAATCGTTGAGAAAATAGCAGAAAAGGAAGCGGAGTATGTCATTTCTCTGAAAGGAAATCAGCAATCGATCCATCGGGATGTAAAAGAGTTTTTTGAGCACCCTTGTGATGACGCTTATTGTCAGTATTACAATATTCAGCGTGGAGAATATAGCCTTGAAATTGGACACGGACGAATTGAAAAACGCACCTGTTATCTTTGCGGGAATATTGATTGGCTTTCTTCAAAAAGATGA
- a CDS encoding ISAs1 family transposase, whose amino-acid sequence MIGFLQKDEWKNLNGVGMLVCERTVKKTGKKSVEQRYFLTSLTDVHKAAFAMRAHWGIENNLHWVLDAILDEDYCLVRKDNAAANLSVLRKIVLNILKQVDFSDIVKAKKMLL is encoded by the coding sequence TTGATTGGCTTTCTTCAAAAAGATGAATGGAAGAATCTCAATGGCGTTGGAATGCTCGTGTGCGAAAGAACGGTAAAGAAGACTGGGAAGAAATCCGTTGAACAAAGATATTTTTTGACCTCACTGACAGATGTGCACAAGGCAGCATTTGCGATGAGGGCTCATTGGGGGATAGAAAATAACCTGCATTGGGTTCTCGATGCAATTCTCGATGAGGATTATTGTCTTGTGCGGAAAGACAATGCGGCAGCAAACTTAAGCGTCTTACGAAAAATTGTCTTGAATATACTCAAACAGGTTGATTTTTCGGATATCGTAAAAGCAAAGAAAATGCTCCTATAA
- a CDS encoding adenine phosphoribosyltransferase has protein sequence MKDTLIDSAVRKIPDFPKKGILFYDITGLLINPEAFHYCLDKLTGFYKDEKIDAVAAIESRGFIFAAPFADRLGIPLILIRKKGKLPGETYSCSYDLEYGQATIEVHTSDIQKGQRILLLDDLIATGGTLNAARKMLNQGGAEVVGFCGVIGLPFLHYDKIIGDLPIKTLIEYDSE, from the coding sequence ATGAAAGATACATTGATAGATAGTGCCGTCCGCAAGATTCCGGATTTTCCTAAGAAGGGAATTTTGTTTTATGATATTACGGGGCTTCTGATAAATCCTGAAGCGTTTCACTATTGTTTGGATAAGCTTACGGGCTTTTATAAGGATGAAAAAATCGATGCGGTTGCAGCGATCGAATCGCGCGGTTTTATTTTTGCGGCTCCCTTTGCTGATAGGCTCGGTATTCCGTTGATTCTTATCAGAAAGAAGGGAAAGCTGCCGGGTGAAACCTATTCCTGTTCTTATGACCTCGAATACGGGCAAGCAACGATCGAAGTGCACACCTCCGATATACAAAAAGGCCAGCGGATATTGCTGCTCGACGACTTGATTGCAACCGGCGGCACGCTGAATGCGGCGCGGAAAATGTTGAATCAGGGCGGTGCCGAGGTGGTCGGTTTTTGCGGTGTTATCGGATTGCCGTTTTTGCACTATGACAAGATTATCGGTGATTTACCGATTAAAACACTGATCGAATACGACAGCGAATAG